From a single Lolium rigidum isolate FL_2022 chromosome 7, APGP_CSIRO_Lrig_0.1, whole genome shotgun sequence genomic region:
- the LOC124674372 gene encoding serine/threonine-protein kinase D6PK-like, translating to MGSSGCSEIVEMADDPKDSRPGGGGGVTHLRVRVKPAGQEHGARSCSVEDDLDRLLRSFNVRTSARASGQTSTDRRLIALGKAPMSSSEIMESVSLKQALRKMCISQASEMAAMKRISKPAAVSSSNASDSGAIKKLYDSVVVHATGEEQDAKVGKASVSPEKAVVISSVVKPAESSSKKVVPPSKSSANKHLRSASPTKAKVQKTRIQDVMASEDPSAGKTVAKQRKGKSPKASSPRAVPVGGSRLVRPVFRSKSSTKKKVKPEPSAGVPAIKHCEAKGSSSHANKLQEAIQDEPRTPPTTNKKGADSSFSAEGCGVSGIPAPQPGDLSRSKEKGESSQSSKSSIGDYSNSTSTSISEDSYGSFSANGSRPHMSKDVRWGAMKRVAIQQGTLGLKNFKLLKQLGCGDIGTVYLAELVGSDCMFALKVMDIEYLISRKKMLRAQTEREILQMLDHPFLPTLYSYFTTDNLSCLVMEYCPGGDLHVLRQKQPTRTFSEAAARFYVAEVLLALEYLHMLGVIYRDLKPENILVREDGHIMLSDFDLSLRCSVSPMLVRCSSVGRDEPPRPSGPCAESCIDPLCIQPSWANSSCFTPRMVPSTPSRTRRPRAEPPKKPSLPQLVVEPTDARSNSFVGTHEYLAPEIIRGDGHGSSVDWWTLGIFLYELLYGKTPFRGPGNDETLTNVVSQGLKFPDSPAVSYHARDLIRGLLVKEPEHRLGSRKGAAEIKRHPFFQGLNWALIRWTAPPETPKSVDTSTIAAAVARKKKEGKCLEFRMNGDDIEFELF from the exons ATGGGTTCATCAGGGTGCTCGGAGATAGTCGAGATGGCGGACGACCCCAAAGACTCCCGtccgggcgggggcggcggcgtcaCGCACCTGCGGGTGCGGGTGAAGCCGGCGGGGCAGGAGCACGGGGCGCGGTCCTGCTCCGTCGAGGACGACCTCGACCGGCTCCTCAGATCCTTCAACGTGCGCACCTCCGCGCGGGCCTCCGGGCAGACCAGCACGGACCGGCGGCTCATCGCGCTCGGGAAGGCGCCCATGTCCAGCTCCGAGATCATGGAGTCCGTCAGCCTCAAGCAGGCGCTCCGGAAGATGTGCATCTCCCAGGCCTCCGAGATGGCCGCCATGAAGCGGATCTCCAAGCCGGCCGCTGTCTCGTCATCCAACGCCTCTGATTCCGGGGCGATTAAGAAGCTTTACGATTCCGTCGTGGTTCACGCCACCGGCGAGGAGCAAGATGCTAAGGTTGGTAAGGCCTCTGTTTCGCCTGAGAAGGCTGTGGTGATCTCGTCGGTTGTTAAGCCGGCTGAATCGTCAAGCAAGAAGGTGGTGCCCCCCAGCAAGAGCTCGGCTAACAAGCATTTGCGGTCAGCTTCTCCAACCAAGGCCAAGGTTCAGAAAACCAGGATCCAAGATGTGATGGCGAGCGAAGATCCGTCTGCAGGGAAAACCGTGGCAAAACAGAGGAAGGGGAAATCTCCCAAAGCGTCGAGCCCGCGGGCTGTTCCGGTAGGCGGCTCGCGCCTGGTGAGGCCAGTGTTTCGCAGCAAGTCCTCCACCAAAAAGAAGGTCAAGCCCGAACCATCTGCAGGTGTGCCGGCCATTAAGCATTGCGAAGCAAAAGGTTCCAGTTCTCATGCTAATAAACTGCAAGAGGCCATTCAGGATGAACCCAGAACTCCGCCAACGACCAACAAGAAGGGTGCTGACAGCTCTTTCAGTGCCGAAGGATGTGGTGTTAGCGGGATCCCTGCTCCGCAGCCCGGTGACTTGTCAAGATCGAAGGAAAAGGGCGAAAGCTCCCAAAGCTCGAAGAGCAGCATTGGTGACTACAGCAATAGCACCAGCACGAGCATCAGCGAAGATAGCTATGGCAGTTTCAGTGCTAACGGCAGCAGGCCTCACATGTCGAAAGATGTGAGATGGGGAGCCATGAAGCGCGTAGCGATCCAACAAGGGACCCTAGGGCTCAAGAACTTCAAGCTTCTCAAACAACTTGGCTGTGGAGATATTGGAACTGTTTATCTTGCTGAGCTGGTGGGTTCGGACTGCATGTTTGCGTTGAAAGTGATGGACATTGAGTACCTAATAAGCAGAAAGAAGATGCTGAGGGCTCAAACGGAGAGGGAGATACTGCAGATGCTTGACCACCCATTTCTTCCTACTCTGTATTCGTATTTCACGACAGATAATCTGTCTTGCCTAGTCATGGAGTATTGTCCAGGAGGTGACCTGCATGTCCTAAGGCAGAAGCAACCCACTAGGACCTTTTCAGAAGCCGCCGCTAG GTTTTATGTGGCTGAAGTTCTTCTAGCGCTGGAGTATCTGCATATGTTGGGGGTTATATATCGCGATCTGAAGCCTGAAAACATACTTGTTCGTGAAGATGGGCATATCATGCTCTCTGACTTTGATCTGTCCCTGAGGTGCTCAGTTAGTCCAATGCTCGTGAGGTGTTCATCAGTAGGAAGAGATGAGCCACCTAGGCCTTCGGGGCCTTGTGCAGAAAGCTGCATTGATCCACTGTGTATCCAACCATCATGGGCCAATTCTTCTTGCTTCACACCTCGGATGGTACCTTCTACCCCTTCCAGGACACGGAGGCCCAGAGCTGAGCCCCCGAAGAAACCATCGCTTCCGCAGCTTGTTGTGGAACCAACTGATGCAAGGTCAAATTCTTTTGTTGGAACCCATGAATACCTTGCCCCAGAGATAATCAGAGGAGATGGCCATGGCAGCTCGGTCGACTGGTGGACTCTTGGCATCTTCCTATATGAACTGCTCTATGGCAAGACACCATTCAGGGGACCTGGCAATGACGAAACACTTACGAATGTGGTCTCACAGGGGCTGAAATTCCCTGATAGCCCAGCAGTCAGCTACCACGCTCGCGACCTGATCAGAGGGTTGCTCGTGAAGGAGCCAGAGCACCGGCTAGGCTCGAGGAAAGGAGCTGCTGAGATCAAGCGACATCCTTTCTTCCAAGGCCTGAACTGGGCCTTGATCCGTTGGACTGCACCGCCCGAGACCCCGAAGAGCGTCGACACCTCAACCATTGCGGCAGCGGTGGCACGGAAGAAGAAGGAAGGCAAGTGTCTTGAGTTCCGGATGAATGGGGATGACATCGAGTTTGAGCTCTTTTAG